A part of Aquaspirillum sp. LM1 genomic DNA contains:
- a CDS encoding EF-hand domain-containing protein — MSMSIGSSTSTTSAMMFSRAGATRQRPDASKLAEDLFSKLDTQSKGYLEASDLATALGSSSSTSTDSSSTANADEVFKALDSDSDGKLTKSELTSGLKQVQEQLDSQFQAMRTKGKGDMPPPPPEGEEDTGLSQDDMDDIASSTTDSKLADMMKTLSSNFEAADTDGDGKVTRSEAMEYKKSTEASTASTDDSTSTDTDTTASSDSVSSALASLVQGMMQPPPKTEGGHHGGKGKDDGLTVDQMNEIASTTTDTNLADLMKTLSSNFAAADANQDGKVTRDEAMAYQEENQTTTSATTTASATSSSDDLDTAVMKRIMELVQTYSGQSSSKAQSTLSTVSISA, encoded by the coding sequence ATGTCGATGAGTATCGGAAGCAGCACCAGCACCACTTCGGCCATGATGTTTTCTCGCGCCGGCGCTACCCGCCAACGCCCGGATGCCAGCAAGCTGGCCGAAGACCTGTTCTCCAAACTGGATACCCAAAGCAAGGGCTATCTGGAAGCCAGCGATCTGGCCACCGCGCTGGGCAGCAGCAGTTCGACCAGCACCGACAGCAGCAGCACGGCCAATGCCGATGAAGTGTTCAAGGCGCTGGACAGCGACAGCGACGGCAAGCTGACCAAAAGCGAACTGACCTCTGGCCTGAAGCAGGTACAGGAACAGCTGGACAGCCAGTTCCAGGCCATGCGCACCAAGGGCAAGGGCGATATGCCGCCACCGCCGCCGGAAGGAGAAGAAGACACGGGCTTGAGCCAGGATGACATGGACGACATTGCCAGCAGCACCACCGACAGCAAGCTGGCCGACATGATGAAAACCTTGTCGAGCAATTTTGAAGCGGCGGATACGGATGGTGATGGCAAGGTCACCCGCAGCGAAGCGATGGAATACAAAAAGTCCACTGAAGCCAGCACCGCCAGCACGGATGACAGCACCAGCACCGATACCGACACCACTGCCAGCAGCGACAGTGTCAGCAGCGCACTGGCCTCGCTGGTGCAAGGCATGATGCAACCGCCGCCCAAAACCGAAGGCGGCCATCACGGTGGCAAAGGCAAGGATGACGGGCTGACGGTGGATCAGATGAATGAAATCGCCAGCACCACCACCGATACCAATCTGGCTGACTTGATGAAGACGCTGTCGAGCAATTTTGCCGCCGCTGACGCCAATCAGGACGGCAAGGTCACCCGTGACGAAGCGATGGCCTACCAGGAAGAAAACCAGACCACCACCAGCGCCACCACCACCGCCAGTGCCACCAGCAGCAGCGACGATCTGGATACGGCGGTAATGAAGCGCATCATGGAACTGGTTCAGACTTACAGCGGCCAATCCAGCAGCAAGGCACAAAGCACGTTGAGCACGGTGTCGATCTCGGCCTGA
- a CDS encoding response regulator transcription factor encodes MSRLLLVDDDVELAEMLRDYLAQEGFAVTLAHDGDAGSQEALTGQYALIILDVMMPRASGVEVLGRIRSQITTPVIMLTAKGDDVDRIIGLEMGADDYVPKPCTPRELVARIRAVLRRVHSTPTEHADSALQVGALTLWPGKRTAQWQAQALELTSTEFNLLLQLARNAGRVVSKRELSEQALGRSLTRFDRSIDVHLSSIRHKLGRRADGQSWIETIRGIGYQLIRE; translated from the coding sequence ATGAGCCGGCTACTGCTGGTCGATGACGATGTAGAACTGGCCGAAATGCTGCGTGACTACCTGGCCCAGGAAGGGTTTGCCGTGACCTTGGCCCACGATGGCGATGCTGGCAGCCAGGAAGCCCTGACTGGCCAGTACGCGCTGATCATTCTGGATGTGATGATGCCGCGTGCCAGCGGGGTAGAGGTGCTTGGGCGGATTCGCAGCCAGATCACCACGCCAGTGATCATGCTCACCGCCAAGGGCGACGATGTGGACCGTATTATCGGCCTGGAAATGGGCGCGGATGACTACGTGCCCAAACCCTGCACCCCGCGTGAGCTGGTGGCGCGGATTCGTGCCGTGCTGCGCCGGGTACACAGCACGCCAACTGAACACGCCGACAGCGCGCTGCAGGTGGGGGCGCTGACCCTGTGGCCTGGCAAGCGCACCGCCCAGTGGCAGGCGCAGGCACTGGAGCTGACCAGCACCGAATTCAACCTGCTGCTGCAATTGGCGCGCAATGCTGGCCGGGTGGTGAGCAAGCGCGAGCTGTCCGAGCAGGCGCTGGGGCGTTCGCTGACCCGGTTTGACCGCAGCATCGACGTGCATCTGAGCAGCATCCGCCACAAACTGGGCCGTCGCGCCGATGGTCAATCCTGGATTGAAACCATTCGCGGCATTGGCTACCAGCTGATTCGGGAGTAA
- the thiC gene encoding phosphomethylpyrimidine synthase ThiC, which translates to MNAPHHPFNQTAEVDHAAIQPLPNSKKIYVTGSRPDIRVPMREISQADTPTSFGGEKNPPITVYDTSGPYSDPDAHIDVRSGLPALRAAWIEERQDTEVLADLSSEYGRQRAADEKLDPLRFNLTRAPRRAKPGSNVTQMHYARRGIITPEMEYVAIRENLRRDAYLDSLKASGPQGEKLARMMARQHAGQRFGAGIPDTITAEFVRDEIARGRAIIPNNINHPECEPMIIGRNFLVKINGNIGNSAVTSSIGEEVEKMTWGIRWGADTIMDLSTGKNIHETREWIIRNSPVPIGTVPIYQALEKVNGKAEDLTWEIFKDTLIEQAEQGVDYFTIHAGVLLRYVPMTAERMTGIVSRGGSIMAKWCLAHHQENFLYTHFDDICQIMKEYDVAFSLGDGLRPGSIYDANDDAQLGELKTLGELTQIAWKHDVQVMIEGPGHVPMQLIKENMDKELEWCDEAPFYTLGPLTTDIAPGYDHITSAIGAAQIGWYGCAMLCYVTPKEHLGLPNKDDVKEGIITYKLAAHAADLAKGHPGAQIRDNALSKARFEFRWEDQFNLGLDPDKAKSFHDETLPKDSAKVAHFCSMCGPHFCSMKITQDVRDYAAQQGISAEVALQQGMEVKAVEFVQGGSKLYDKL; encoded by the coding sequence GCGGTGAAAAAAACCCGCCGATTACCGTTTACGACACTTCCGGCCCGTACTCGGACCCCGACGCACACATTGATGTGCGCTCCGGTCTGCCGGCGCTGCGCGCCGCCTGGATTGAAGAACGCCAGGACACCGAAGTGCTGGCCGACTTGTCCAGCGAGTATGGCCGCCAGCGCGCTGCCGACGAAAAGCTCGACCCGCTGCGCTTCAACCTGACCCGCGCGCCGCGCCGGGCCAAGCCGGGCAGCAACGTCACCCAGATGCACTACGCCCGCCGTGGCATTATCACCCCGGAAATGGAATATGTGGCGATTCGGGAAAACCTGCGCCGTGACGCCTACCTGGACAGCCTGAAGGCCAGTGGCCCGCAAGGGGAAAAACTGGCCAGGATGATGGCCCGCCAGCACGCGGGTCAGCGCTTTGGTGCCGGCATTCCGGACACCATCACTGCCGAATTTGTCCGCGACGAAATTGCCCGTGGCCGTGCCATTATTCCGAACAACATCAACCACCCGGAATGCGAGCCAATGATCATTGGCCGTAATTTCCTGGTGAAGATCAACGGCAATATCGGCAACAGCGCGGTGACCTCCAGCATTGGCGAAGAAGTCGAGAAAATGACCTGGGGCATCCGCTGGGGGGCCGATACCATCATGGACTTGTCCACCGGCAAGAACATCCACGAAACCCGCGAATGGATTATCCGTAACAGCCCGGTGCCGATTGGCACCGTGCCGATTTACCAGGCGCTGGAAAAGGTCAACGGCAAGGCCGAAGATCTGACCTGGGAAATCTTCAAGGACACGCTGATCGAGCAGGCCGAACAGGGGGTGGATTACTTCACCATCCACGCTGGCGTCCTGCTGCGCTATGTGCCGATGACTGCCGAGCGCATGACTGGTATTGTCAGCCGGGGCGGTTCGATCATGGCCAAATGGTGTCTGGCCCACCATCAGGAAAACTTCCTGTATACCCATTTTGACGACATTTGCCAGATCATGAAGGAATATGACGTGGCTTTCAGCCTGGGCGATGGCCTGCGTCCTGGCTCGATCTACGATGCCAATGACGACGCCCAGCTGGGTGAGCTGAAAACCCTGGGCGAGCTCACCCAGATTGCCTGGAAGCACGATGTGCAGGTGATGATCGAAGGCCCCGGCCATGTGCCGATGCAGCTGATCAAGGAAAACATGGACAAGGAACTGGAATGGTGTGACGAAGCACCGTTCTACACCCTTGGCCCGCTGACCACCGACATCGCCCCCGGCTACGACCACATCACCTCGGCCATCGGTGCTGCGCAAATCGGCTGGTATGGCTGCGCCATGCTTTGCTATGTCACGCCGAAGGAGCATCTGGGTCTGCCGAACAAGGACGATGTGAAAGAAGGCATCATCACCTACAAGCTGGCCGCCCACGCCGCCGACCTGGCCAAGGGTCACCCCGGTGCGCAGATTCGCGACAATGCCCTGAGCAAGGCGCGCTTTGAATTCCGTTGGGAAGACCAGTTTAATCTGGGTCTGGACCCGGACAAGGCCAAGAGTTTCCACGACGAAACCCTGCCCAAGGACAGCGCCAAGGTGGCGCATTTCTGCTCAATGTGTGGCCCGCACTTCTGCTCGATGAAAATTACCCAGGACGTGCGCGACTACGCTGCTCAGCAGGGCATCAGCGCCGAAGTGGCCTTGCAGCAGGGAATGGAAGTGAAGGCAGTGGAGTTTGTGCAGGGTGGCAGCAAGCTGTACGACAAGCTGTAA